The following proteins are encoded in a genomic region of Vibrio spartinae:
- a CDS encoding helix-turn-helix transcriptional regulator: protein MSSNTDSLNRLDRLSLNTSAESVHDAISRLRLNKEHLSAAITIQKEHAQTSIDQIEKVAKRTPKNVQPISVSERKHKINRVIRSLLMNELTQGFALKELRINVLGVKQDTFAKMVGVSRKTISEIENDRGTFKTDILDKVFKPFGLKVGLVPISTNLLNSALNCHDE from the coding sequence ATGAGTTCTAACACCGACAGTTTAAACCGATTAGATCGGCTTTCTCTAAACACTTCGGCAGAATCTGTACATGATGCAATCTCCCGACTTCGTTTGAATAAAGAACACTTAAGTGCAGCAATTACAATACAAAAAGAGCATGCTCAAACCTCGATTGATCAGATTGAAAAAGTGGCAAAGCGTACGCCTAAAAACGTACAACCAATATCAGTATCCGAAAGAAAACATAAGATAAATAGAGTTATTAGATCGTTGCTTATGAATGAACTAACACAAGGATTCGCTCTCAAGGAGCTTAGGATAAACGTGTTAGGTGTCAAACAAGATACCTTTGCCAAAATGGTTGGGGTTTCCAGAAAAACTATATCTGAGATTGAGAATGATCGAGGTACTTTCAAAACTGATATTCTCGATAAAGTATTCAAGCCATTTGGACTAAAAGTAGGGCTAGTACCAATATCGACTAACCTACTAAATTCCGCACTTAACTGTCATGACGAGTAA
- a CDS encoding HEPN domain-containing protein — translation MKTALDHLPERKQQELHTITTVLRDTLDDFLRNKNGSKAEFRILKIILFGSYAKGTWVSDRPNGYISDYDILVIVNRSSLVEEYAVWHSAEEQIARRVTSAPLGLIVHTLNEVHQQLQQGHYFFADIREQGIELFSADKRELPTPGNLSEAEFRVIAETHFNHWFKSAGNYYKHYQLSLEDDDINLSAFMLHQATERLFACTLLVCTNYLPKTHNIESLRSMCAQQDPAFAELFPMENKFHRRSFQRLKRAYIDARYSEHYEITAEELTYLQSEVDKLREITERVCRGRIAP, via the coding sequence ATGAAAACAGCACTCGACCACCTCCCGGAGCGGAAGCAACAAGAACTTCACACCATCACCACCGTATTACGCGATACGCTGGATGATTTTCTGCGCAACAAAAATGGTAGCAAGGCTGAGTTTCGGATTCTTAAAATTATCCTGTTCGGCAGCTATGCCAAAGGGACTTGGGTTAGCGACCGGCCCAACGGTTATATCAGCGACTACGATATTCTGGTGATCGTCAACCGCTCATCATTGGTCGAAGAGTACGCGGTGTGGCACAGCGCCGAAGAGCAGATCGCGCGTCGGGTTACCTCTGCCCCACTCGGTTTGATCGTCCACACGCTCAATGAAGTCCATCAGCAACTCCAGCAAGGTCATTACTTTTTTGCTGATATTCGTGAACAAGGCATTGAACTGTTCAGCGCCGATAAGCGAGAGCTACCCACACCGGGGAATTTAAGCGAAGCAGAATTTCGAGTGATTGCCGAAACACATTTCAACCATTGGTTTAAAAGTGCAGGAAACTACTACAAACATTATCAATTGAGCCTTGAAGATGATGACATCAATCTTTCTGCATTCATGCTCCACCAAGCAACCGAACGCCTGTTCGCCTGCACCCTATTAGTGTGTACTAACTATCTGCCTAAAACGCACAATATTGAAAGCCTGCGCTCGATGTGTGCCCAGCAAGATCCGGCCTTTGCCGAACTATTCCCGATGGAAAACAAGTTCCACCGCCGCAGCTTCCAGCGCCTCAAACGCGCCTACATCGATGCCCGTTATTCCGAGCATTATGAAATCACCGCCGAAGAGCTGACGTATTTACAAAGTGAAGTGGATAAATTGCGGGAGATAACCGAGCGGGTTTGTCGGGGGAGGATCGCACCCTAG
- a CDS encoding metallophosphoesterase produces MDKIVQISDIHFCMKDKSHSSRDNLSLVLNKINGLYHEYILVLSGDLVMKADSAHYMALYQYIRAFTRNEIYAIPGNHDDIALMKKLAIQEEFFKIQDLLEIGINDIVFLDSSEKGEHLGGGKIDLAYFEAIKSKLRENSNKIIFIHHPPFKIGAEWFKKICLDNGDLLMKSLSEINNLKYLAYGHCHNYFIEERENTVFLSCPSSWVQFDHTEHHETKYDQQKEIGFNVFHLSDDISHETVTISVC; encoded by the coding sequence ATGGATAAAATAGTTCAAATATCAGATATACACTTTTGTATGAAAGATAAAAGTCACAGTTCTAGGGATAATTTATCTTTAGTGTTAAACAAAATTAATGGTTTATATCATGAATATATTTTAGTGCTTTCTGGCGACCTGGTGATGAAAGCGGATAGTGCTCATTATATGGCGCTTTATCAATATATCAGGGCGTTTACTCGCAATGAAATATACGCTATTCCCGGTAATCATGACGACATAGCCTTAATGAAGAAGTTAGCTATACAAGAAGAGTTTTTTAAAATTCAGGATCTTCTAGAGATAGGCATTAATGATATTGTTTTCTTAGATTCTAGTGAAAAAGGAGAACATCTCGGCGGAGGAAAGATAGATCTTGCTTATTTTGAAGCGATAAAGTCTAAGCTTAGAGAAAATTCGAATAAGATCATCTTTATTCATCATCCCCCTTTTAAAATTGGAGCGGAGTGGTTTAAGAAGATATGTCTTGATAATGGTGATTTATTGATGAAATCGCTATCGGAAATAAATAATTTAAAATATCTTGCTTATGGGCATTGTCATAACTACTTTATCGAAGAAAGAGAAAATACGGTATTCCTATCATGTCCGTCGTCATGGGTTCAGTTTGATCATACTGAGCATCATGAAACAAAGTATGATCAACAAAAAGAGATTGGATTTAACGTTTTTCATCTGTCCGATGATATCTCTCATGAGACAGTAACAATATCTGTTTGTTGA
- a CDS encoding Fic family protein translates to MSGKYLSPPECPFHTISDVLFEIGKQGLNPNDYKDYITPFSDDYYSFNEFRRRVKSGLEVKYCWWLTRLSRDSTLIDLTPLEDKPLPPDLPAQVIQALLNSQDYTQYCRFNNLHEFGRVLSQIDRYTTHSAMLGILEQIGERAHFEHLANNLVDDEAISSSQLEGAATTTILAKEMIRKKRKPRTDDERMIFGNFDLMQNVWELKDEPFSIALIRNLHSAGTKTLDQEKYTSGLFRTTDDVAVVDAEGEVVHQPPKHDDIERLLTRVVNWLNSNGSGVHPVIQAITLHFVIGYVHPFRDGNGRVARALFYWYMFKSGYTGFRYIAISALLKKAPIQYGVSYLDTEHDNLDLTYFIQYQLKVIGRAIDEFISVYERAAQRMQELEERYSGLEDIERKIIGFVSGEPRYRKQPTVTAREVENLLGISYNSAKQKLDDMATARILKSEKIGKSTEYFLA, encoded by the coding sequence ATGTCAGGTAAGTATTTATCACCACCAGAGTGTCCGTTTCATACAATTAGTGACGTTTTGTTTGAGATTGGTAAGCAGGGGCTTAATCCTAACGACTATAAGGATTACATCACGCCATTTTCTGATGATTACTATTCATTTAATGAATTTCGACGTAGGGTCAAGTCTGGCTTAGAAGTCAAATATTGTTGGTGGCTAACCCGTCTGTCCAGAGATAGCACCTTAATCGATCTAACACCCTTAGAAGATAAACCATTGCCTCCAGACTTGCCTGCGCAAGTGATTCAAGCGCTATTAAATTCCCAAGACTATACACAATATTGCCGATTCAACAATTTGCATGAGTTTGGCCGCGTGTTATCGCAGATTGATCGGTATACCACGCATAGTGCCATGCTGGGCATCCTAGAACAAATTGGTGAGCGAGCGCATTTTGAGCATTTAGCGAATAATCTAGTGGATGATGAGGCGATATCGAGCAGTCAATTAGAAGGCGCTGCCACAACGACAATCCTTGCGAAAGAAATGATTAGAAAAAAAAGGAAGCCTCGTACTGACGATGAACGGATGATTTTTGGAAACTTTGACCTAATGCAAAATGTCTGGGAGCTTAAGGATGAGCCGTTTAGCATTGCGTTGATCAGAAACTTACACAGCGCAGGAACGAAAACGTTAGATCAAGAAAAATATACATCAGGCTTATTTAGAACGACGGATGATGTTGCGGTTGTTGATGCTGAAGGGGAGGTTGTTCATCAACCCCCCAAACACGATGACATTGAGAGATTACTCACTCGGGTCGTGAATTGGTTAAACTCCAATGGCAGTGGCGTTCATCCTGTTATTCAAGCTATCACACTTCACTTTGTCATCGGTTATGTCCACCCATTTCGAGATGGTAACGGGAGAGTTGCTAGGGCTTTGTTCTATTGGTATATGTTTAAATCTGGTTATACAGGTTTTCGTTATATTGCGATATCAGCATTACTTAAAAAAGCCCCAATTCAATATGGTGTGAGCTACCTAGATACGGAGCACGATAACTTAGATCTAACGTACTTTATTCAATACCAGTTAAAAGTGATCGGTCGTGCTATTGATGAGTTTATTTCCGTTTATGAACGAGCGGCACAACGAATGCAGGAATTAGAAGAGCGATATTCTGGCTTAGAAGATATCGAGAGAAAGATCATTGGATTTGTCTCTGGTGAGCCTCGTTACCGTAAACAGCCAACGGTAACAGCGAGGGAAGTCGAGAATTTACTTGGTATTAGCTATAACAGCGCGAAGCAAAAACTTGATGATATGGCCACAGCAAGAATACTAAAATCGGAGAAAATTGGTAAATCCACAGAATATTTCTTAGCGTGA
- the smpB gene encoding SsrA-binding protein SmpB yields the protein MAKKKSKAGSNTIALNKKARHEYFIEDEIEAGLELQGWEVKSLRQGKANIAESYVFMRNGEAFISGMSIIPLQQASTHVISNPTRVRKLLLSRRELDNLFGRINREGMTLISLSLYWSRSWVKIKIGVAKGKKMHDKRDTAKDRDWQRQKDRVMKSALR from the coding sequence ATGGCAAAGAAAAAATCAAAAGCAGGGAGCAACACGATTGCTCTGAACAAAAAAGCTCGCCACGAATATTTCATTGAAGATGAGATAGAAGCTGGTCTGGAGCTTCAGGGCTGGGAAGTGAAGTCACTTCGCCAGGGCAAAGCAAATATTGCAGAAAGTTATGTGTTCATGCGTAACGGAGAAGCTTTTATCTCCGGCATGAGCATTATTCCACTGCAACAAGCTTCAACACATGTAATTTCCAACCCGACTCGGGTGCGCAAACTTCTGCTCTCTCGTCGCGAACTCGATAATTTATTCGGCCGAATCAATCGTGAAGGGATGACCTTAATCTCGCTATCGCTGTATTGGTCTCGCTCATGGGTCAAAATAAAAATCGGGGTTGCCAAGGGTAAGAAGATGCACGACAAGCGTGATACGGCCAAAGATCGCGACTGGCAACGCCAAAAAGACCGCGTGATGAAGAGCGCACTGCGTTAA
- a CDS encoding 6-phosphofructokinase, translating to MKIGIVISGGDGAGINNFIFQVARLSGADITIFNGGIQGLLNGSKIDISYRDLIDYSISSMPIISSGRSERYLNPKEYDLIASRLKKEKISVLILAGGDGSMKFLHKLSQYGVNCFGVGMTVDNDLEGSEYTIGFSTACEEVLHEVTKLRNTGRALPNRVFMVEVLGAYCGELTLQSAIKSNADFALIPEYMIPTEELASRIKDKLAIQNSVIILCAESYTHEYTPGFQGSIDTVAEQLEPLIGIRIRKTTLGFGLRNGDPTTEEIYQGTIAASEVVRCIKSGMANKVIVINASNKPIPVDLNTMQNRTIDKEGHYFKLAKQLDII from the coding sequence ATGAAAATTGGTATCGTGATTAGTGGCGGAGATGGCGCCGGTATCAATAACTTTATATTTCAGGTGGCTAGACTGTCCGGTGCGGATATCACTATTTTTAATGGCGGTATACAGGGGTTGCTGAATGGTAGCAAGATCGATATCAGCTATCGCGATTTGATTGATTACTCAATTTCTTCAATGCCGATTATTTCATCGGGTCGTTCAGAACGATATTTAAACCCCAAAGAGTATGACTTGATTGCAAGTCGTTTGAAGAAAGAAAAAATATCGGTGCTTATTTTGGCTGGCGGTGACGGATCGATGAAGTTTCTCCATAAGCTCAGTCAATATGGCGTGAACTGTTTTGGCGTCGGCATGACGGTAGATAATGATTTGGAAGGCTCTGAATATACAATTGGATTTTCAACTGCCTGTGAAGAAGTATTACATGAAGTCACAAAATTAAGAAATACCGGTCGGGCGCTGCCGAATCGGGTATTTATGGTTGAAGTGCTCGGGGCATATTGTGGAGAATTAACACTCCAGTCAGCAATAAAATCGAATGCTGATTTTGCACTGATTCCTGAATATATGATTCCGACTGAAGAATTAGCCAGCCGAATCAAAGATAAATTAGCGATTCAAAATAGCGTAATTATTTTATGTGCCGAAAGTTATACCCATGAATATACGCCGGGATTTCAGGGTTCGATTGATACCGTTGCAGAACAACTAGAACCTTTAATTGGGATCCGAATCAGAAAAACAACATTAGGTTTCGGTTTAAGAAATGGAGACCCGACAACGGAAGAAATTTATCAAGGTACGATTGCTGCCAGCGAAGTCGTACGTTGTATAAAAAGTGGCATGGCGAACAAAGTCATTGTCATCAACGCCAGCAATAAACCAATACCGGTGGACCTCAACACAATGCAAAACCGGACAATTGATAAGGAAGGCCACTATTTTAAACTAGCAAAACAATTAGACATTATATGA
- a CDS encoding YbhB/YbcL family Raf kinase inhibitor-like protein, which produces MKVITGTVLTLSLFAFGSAQAFDITSQDIQEGHPMAKTFEYNQWGCNGGNQSPHLSWKDAPAGTKSFAITAYDPDAPTGSGFWHWIAFNIPASVKELPRGVNIKALGGNEVRIDYGTVGFGGACPPKGDGMHRYQFTIWALPTTKMELDENTQAAVVGFTLNRMALGKATLTATYTR; this is translated from the coding sequence ATGAAAGTAATCACCGGGACTGTATTGACTCTAAGCTTGTTTGCGTTTGGTTCAGCTCAAGCATTTGATATAACAAGTCAGGACATTCAAGAAGGCCATCCGATGGCGAAGACCTTTGAATATAATCAGTGGGGTTGTAACGGGGGAAATCAATCTCCTCACCTGAGTTGGAAAGATGCACCCGCTGGCACGAAGAGTTTTGCAATAACAGCCTATGATCCGGATGCACCTACCGGTAGCGGCTTTTGGCACTGGATCGCATTCAACATTCCAGCGTCGGTGAAAGAACTACCACGCGGAGTCAACATTAAAGCGTTGGGGGGAAATGAAGTTCGAATCGATTACGGCACCGTTGGCTTCGGTGGTGCTTGCCCTCCCAAAGGGGACGGTATGCACCGTTACCAATTTACCATTTGGGCATTGCCAACAACAAAAATGGAACTGGATGAAAACACGCAAGCGGCTGTGGTCGGTTTTACGTTGAATCGTATGGCGTTGGGCAAGGCAACGTTAACGGCGACTTATACACGTTAA
- a CDS encoding helix-turn-helix transcriptional regulator, translating to MNHQYKVTLFRAEQPQKLRNVKLHSPSIIQIITGSKRLHWRDSALDVSHSELLLCEASASLSFENLPQGRFLSRMFSFYCLPSDAMIELSKSHAQRNPIPIVASNHALQDTLNALFLFDQHNMSKETQFYWVNGLYQQLAERGALHCLFTSVNTTFSQRLSRYLADAPSEEHSLDAVAQHFAISRSTMIRKLKQEGTQYRQVLVDVRLNHALHLMQDGQNNVAMLAQLCGYQSEGRFSQRFKGKFGLTPSDYIKTVVVQ from the coding sequence ATGAATCATCAATATAAAGTCACTCTATTTCGAGCAGAGCAACCCCAAAAGCTTAGAAATGTAAAGCTTCATTCCCCGAGTATTATTCAAATTATTACTGGCAGTAAGCGCCTGCATTGGCGGGATTCAGCTCTAGACGTTTCCCACTCTGAGTTATTGTTGTGTGAAGCTTCTGCATCATTGAGTTTCGAGAATCTACCACAAGGGCGCTTTCTTTCTAGAATGTTCAGCTTCTATTGCTTACCGAGTGATGCGATGATTGAACTGAGCAAGAGTCATGCTCAAAGAAACCCAATACCCATCGTGGCGTCTAATCACGCGTTACAAGACACCCTTAATGCACTGTTCTTGTTCGACCAACATAACATGAGTAAAGAGACTCAATTTTATTGGGTCAATGGGCTTTATCAGCAGTTGGCCGAGCGTGGTGCGTTACATTGTCTATTTACGAGTGTGAATACCACTTTTAGCCAAAGATTGAGTCGTTATTTAGCGGATGCTCCGAGTGAGGAGCATTCATTAGATGCGGTAGCACAGCATTTTGCTATCAGCCGTTCAACCATGATTAGAAAACTGAAACAAGAAGGAACCCAGTATAGACAAGTCTTGGTCGATGTGCGGTTAAATCATGCACTTCACTTAATGCAAGATGGTCAAAATAACGTCGCAATGTTAGCTCAGTTGTGTGGCTATCAATCTGAAGGGCGTTTTAGTCAACGTTTCAAAGGAAAATTCGGTCTGACGCCAAGTGACTATATTAAAACGGTAGTTGTTCAATGA
- a CDS encoding PTS sugar transporter subunit IIB yields MTYNIWCVCGCGLGSSFALEMTAKPILEKIGVDFNLNHTTVSEVLALKPDAIITSTSFADAIKSSASPEDAEKIITIQKFTDSNEMEEKLNKFFNH; encoded by the coding sequence ATGACTTATAATATATGGTGCGTGTGCGGTTGTGGTTTGGGCTCTAGTTTTGCATTAGAAATGACAGCCAAACCGATATTGGAAAAAATCGGTGTTGATTTTAATTTAAATCATACCACTGTATCAGAAGTTTTAGCATTAAAACCTGATGCAATTATTACCTCAACTTCATTCGCCGACGCAATAAAATCAAGCGCATCTCCTGAGGATGCAGAAAAGATAATTACTATCCAAAAATTTACAGACAGTAATGAAATGGAAGAGAAATTAAATAAATTCTTTAATCATTAA
- a CDS encoding PTS sugar transporter subunit IIC — MSAFFEFIVKDLLGQASILIAFIAMIGLILQKKTYGKIFEGTFKTMLGFLVMMAGINIIVETLTFLNQIFTSGFGMTGYITDVAAIAGVANKQLGSEVALTLIVIFATNILIARFTPWKYIFLTGQALLWMSTIGAVIGYKAGLTGLPLILTGGIFGGIMAVAMPAIAQPVVRRITGNDSIALGHFCTIGYMVQAAVAKVVGKNSKSTEDIQLPKAFSFLNDTYLSMAVVMIPMYLIPAIAAGPEYIAKYSNGMNYLMYAFMQAMVFVAGVFVLYSGVRLLLQELVPAFQGIAMRLVPNAKPALDCPVLFPYAPNAVILGFLSTTVGTVIGMLLFPVFGLAMILPGLLTNFFAGGTAGIFGNAIGGRRGAIIGGVVHGLFITFLPAILIPLLETYGFVGVTFSDSDVISSGLLLGNAFNGNWGFVVTFIVFVIAITYFVNKSLSRSEDNKDITNETA, encoded by the coding sequence ATGAGCGCCTTTTTCGAATTTATTGTAAAAGACTTATTAGGTCAGGCATCAATACTGATTGCATTTATTGCAATGATCGGTTTGATATTACAGAAAAAAACCTACGGTAAAATTTTTGAAGGTACATTTAAAACCATGCTTGGCTTTTTAGTCATGATGGCTGGTATTAATATTATTGTCGAAACCCTCACCTTTTTAAACCAAATATTCACCTCGGGCTTCGGGATGACGGGCTATATTACTGATGTGGCTGCCATTGCCGGTGTTGCTAACAAACAGTTAGGCAGTGAAGTCGCTTTAACGCTCATCGTGATATTCGCTACCAATATATTGATCGCCCGATTCACGCCATGGAAATATATATTTCTCACCGGTCAGGCGCTGCTATGGATGAGTACCATTGGCGCAGTCATTGGCTATAAAGCCGGACTAACCGGACTCCCCCTGATTCTGACCGGTGGGATCTTTGGTGGCATTATGGCTGTCGCGATGCCCGCTATCGCGCAACCCGTGGTGCGGCGTATCACAGGCAATGACAGTATCGCACTGGGGCATTTCTGTACCATTGGTTATATGGTTCAAGCCGCGGTCGCGAAAGTGGTCGGCAAAAACTCCAAATCAACCGAAGACATCCAACTGCCGAAAGCATTCTCTTTTTTGAATGACACCTATCTGTCGATGGCCGTGGTGATGATCCCGATGTATCTCATTCCGGCAATCGCTGCCGGCCCTGAATACATTGCGAAATACTCGAATGGGATGAACTACCTGATGTATGCGTTCATGCAGGCGATGGTCTTTGTGGCTGGCGTGTTTGTTCTTTACTCAGGGGTGCGCTTATTACTGCAAGAATTAGTCCCGGCATTCCAAGGCATCGCGATGCGTTTGGTCCCCAATGCGAAGCCTGCGTTAGATTGTCCGGTGCTGTTTCCTTATGCACCCAATGCCGTCATTTTGGGCTTCCTGTCCACCACGGTAGGGACTGTGATTGGGATGCTACTGTTCCCGGTATTCGGGCTCGCCATGATCCTGCCGGGATTATTAACCAACTTCTTTGCCGGTGGTACGGCTGGCATTTTCGGTAACGCAATTGGCGGCAGACGTGGCGCAATCATCGGTGGCGTGGTCCACGGTTTGTTCATCACCTTCTTGCCCGCAATCCTCATCCCGCTTCTGGAAACCTATGGATTTGTCGGTGTGACCTTCAGTGACTCCGATGTCATCTCATCTGGTCTGCTGTTAGGCAATGCCTTCAACGGTAACTGGGGATTTGTGGTGACGTTCATCGTGTTTGTCATCGCCATTACCTATTTCGTGAACAAATCTCTTTCTCGCTCTGAAGATAACAAGGATATCACCAATGAAACTGCTTAA
- a CDS encoding type II toxin-antitoxin system HipA family toxin: protein MESLTIQAYILEQWIDIAHVTFPKSNEGNFIITEVHYLNEYAVENFEKDDNHAVSLNHPVNFYFDDKGRSGWLRFLDDIMPSGASRRYWVKQLDIGDLAIDQQDFILLKYGTISPVGNLRIKESLPKRTKKSDSLSFALHDVIDRASDFLDYAQERGAAAGGATGAGGEAPKLLLRYSNEGRIWIDSYQDDVTNQDLHYLVKYPRGSRGKTDSNILRAEYYYYHELTSMGVDTIPIESMRLEEGENYPSLWLPRFDIYLDDKQNMQRYAMESVYSILNKGPGSLLDHEDTIRQLIDKIMNSHMVTEQGYQFNIQEFVIEWVKRDLLNIIFGNSDNHGRNTSFIKKEGFIKLAPVYDFAPMKADPEGIPRATKWKSPLEVGGEYDFYGIATSLSDLVPKETLLKELKALAQNCLTLKERLEERGTPKQILDMPGIGMDFIATKLGKWGLI, encoded by the coding sequence ATGGAATCACTCACTATACAAGCTTACATACTGGAGCAATGGATTGATATAGCTCACGTTACCTTCCCTAAGAGTAATGAAGGCAACTTCATAATCACAGAAGTTCATTACCTAAACGAATATGCTGTAGAAAACTTCGAGAAAGATGACAACCATGCCGTTTCACTTAATCACCCTGTTAATTTCTACTTTGACGATAAAGGGCGCTCGGGGTGGCTGAGGTTTCTCGATGACATAATGCCGAGTGGAGCGAGCAGACGTTACTGGGTCAAGCAACTTGATATTGGAGATCTAGCTATTGACCAGCAAGATTTCATCCTTTTAAAGTATGGAACTATCTCTCCAGTTGGTAATTTGAGAATAAAGGAATCATTACCAAAGCGGACTAAAAAATCAGATTCACTGTCCTTCGCCCTTCATGATGTAATCGATAGAGCTAGTGACTTCTTAGATTACGCGCAAGAAAGGGGAGCTGCTGCTGGAGGTGCCACAGGTGCTGGAGGAGAAGCTCCAAAACTACTACTGCGTTACTCCAACGAGGGGCGGATCTGGATTGACAGCTATCAAGATGACGTTACTAATCAAGATTTACATTATCTAGTAAAATATCCGCGAGGCTCTAGAGGGAAAACTGACAGCAATATTTTACGAGCTGAATATTATTATTATCATGAGTTAACAAGCATGGGAGTCGATACTATTCCAATAGAATCGATGCGATTAGAAGAAGGTGAAAATTACCCCTCTCTCTGGTTACCAAGGTTTGATATCTATTTAGATGACAAGCAAAACATGCAGCGCTATGCCATGGAGTCGGTTTACTCAATTTTAAATAAAGGACCAGGTAGTCTTCTTGATCATGAAGATACTATTAGACAACTGATTGATAAAATCATGAATAGTCATATGGTTACTGAACAAGGCTATCAGTTTAACATCCAAGAATTTGTTATTGAATGGGTAAAAAGGGACTTGCTCAATATCATATTTGGCAACAGCGATAACCATGGAAGAAACACTTCTTTCATCAAAAAAGAAGGTTTTATCAAACTTGCTCCAGTCTATGATTTTGCTCCAATGAAAGCAGACCCTGAAGGGATACCTAGAGCTACCAAGTGGAAATCACCTTTAGAGGTAGGAGGTGAGTATGATTTTTACGGTATCGCAACTTCACTGTCAGATTTAGTTCCCAAAGAGACTCTATTAAAAGAACTTAAAGCGCTTGCACAAAACTGTCTTACTTTAAAAGAAAGGTTAGAAGAAAGAGGAACACCAAAGCAGATTTTGGATATGCCTGGTATAGGTATGGATTTCATTGCGACAAAACTTGGTAAATGGGGGCTGATATGA
- the hipB gene encoding type II toxin-antitoxin system antitoxin HipB, whose product MIYSPQQLANSLLLIRQKNKWTQSEVAKKVGIKQATISNFENRPDKATLSTMFEIIQALDLTLYVETKDFDKYKNIIDEEDW is encoded by the coding sequence GTGATTTATAGTCCACAGCAACTCGCTAATAGTTTACTGCTAATACGACAAAAAAATAAATGGACTCAGTCCGAAGTGGCAAAGAAAGTCGGCATAAAGCAAGCTACCATTTCTAACTTTGAAAATAGACCAGATAAAGCCACGCTCTCTACTATGTTTGAAATCATTCAAGCTCTAGATCTAACGCTTTATGTTGAAACGAAAGACTTTGATAAATATAAAAACATTATCGATGAAGAAGATTGGTGA
- a CDS encoding class II fructose-bisphosphate aldolase — MKLLNFKEILPIAQQRGFHAVGSFNVHCIEMLPAYFEAALDTNSPLMLQISTGTAEYLGRELLVASIKALAKTHDVPTCLHLDHCSNIDDIKKSIDSGFSSVMYDGSHLPLNENIANTNIVIDYARQFNITVEAELGAIGGAEDGKAVAENDIAFTSVSEATTFVSQADVDMLAVSIGTVHGSYTAKTNIQHALLAEIHQAVDKSLVLHGGTGVSDEDMHYVIRHGMDKVNVGTEMNVQWVKHCQDTFSSGKVDDSVRKFFIPARKAVREVIAEKMRLFS; from the coding sequence ATGAAACTGCTTAATTTCAAAGAAATCTTGCCCATTGCACAACAGCGTGGTTTTCATGCGGTGGGTTCATTTAACGTGCACTGTATTGAAATGCTTCCCGCTTATTTCGAAGCAGCGCTCGATACGAACTCACCATTGATGCTCCAAATTTCAACAGGGACTGCGGAATATTTAGGTCGTGAGTTATTGGTTGCTTCCATCAAAGCCTTAGCAAAAACGCACGATGTGCCGACCTGTTTACATCTGGATCACTGCTCCAATATCGATGACATCAAAAAATCCATCGATAGTGGTTTTAGCAGTGTGATGTACGATGGCTCTCATTTGCCGCTCAACGAAAATATTGCCAATACCAATATCGTCATTGATTACGCCCGTCAGTTCAATATCACTGTCGAGGCCGAATTAGGCGCCATTGGTGGTGCGGAAGATGGTAAAGCCGTCGCAGAAAATGACATCGCCTTTACGTCGGTGTCAGAGGCAACGACGTTTGTCAGTCAGGCTGATGTGGATATGCTGGCGGTCAGTATCGGGACGGTGCATGGTTCCTACACGGCTAAAACCAATATTCAGCACGCATTGTTGGCAGAGATCCATCAAGCTGTAGACAAATCACTGGTTCTCCACGGTGGCACCGGGGTCAGTGATGAAGATATGCATTATGTCATCCGTCACGGCATGGATAAAGTCAATGTCGGCACCGAAATGAATGTTCAGTGGGTCAAACACTGTCAAGATACGTTTTCGAGTGGCAAAGTCGATGACTCGGTACGCAAGTTCTTTATTCCGGCGCGCAAAGCCGTCAGAGAGGTTATTGCTGAGAAAATGCGCTTATTCTCTTAA